In Desulfomicrobium macestii, the DNA window AGTGGTCGATATGCGCATGCGTGAGCAGGATGAAATCCAGGGATTCGGGACGATACATGCCGTTCTCGTCCCAGTTGCGTCCCTCGATGCTCCTGTTGCCCTGATGCATGCCGCAATCTATGGCGAATCGGGCCTGCTCGCATTCGAGCACATAACAAGAGCCGGTCACGGTGCGAGCCGCGCCAAGAAAAGTTATCTTCATAAATTTCTCCCTGTATTTCAGATAGATACATCAAGGCCAAAATATCAACCCATTGCCCTGCTCCATCCGCTTGTGCTAGCGCTCCCCGGATAAGAACACATCAAGGCCCACGGCCATGAAACAACCCTTTTCCACACAAAGACCACATCATGATCAACCTGGACAAACTCAGCGACCGCGATCTGCCCCCCTTGAAACCCATGGTCCTCAGACTGTGGCAGCTCCTGAACGCCCAGAATACCCGCCTGCAGGAAATCGTCGAGGCCATGAGCGCGGAACCAGTGCTCTGCGCCCGGATCATGGCCATCTCCAACTCGCCCCTGTATCGGGGGCTGGAAGAAATCAACAGCCCGCAAAAGGCGCTGGTCCGGCTGGGCTTAAACGAGGTCAAGGGAATCGTCTACTATTTGACCCTCTCGGATTCCGTGCGCAAAAACGCCTTTCCGCCCTCGTTCTCTGTGCGCAAATTCTGGACTCACAGCCTGAGCACCGCACTATTGTGCAGAAAACTGGCCCAGTTCTACCCGCACCTCTTCCCCATGACCCCGGAAGAGCAGGAAAGCACCTACCTGGCCGGACTGCTCCATGACATCGGCTACGTAGTCATGGCTTCTCTGCTGCCGGGGGAATTCACGACCATGACCAAACTCTGGGAAGCGGGAGGGAATCCGCCCCTTGAGATCGAGGACGAACTCTTCGGCGTCAGCCACCCCATCCTGAGCGCCAAGGCGCTCAAATTGTGGAAATTTCCGAAAAATGTCCAGCTCGCGGTATACGCCCATCACCGCGCCATTTCCGACGACTCCCCACCGCCGGCCATCATGCTCCTGAAACTCGCCGATTATCTGGCCACGGAGACGGGGTACCACTTCAATCCCATGTTCACGGCTGAACTCAAACGCCTGACCATTCCCGTCTTCCTCCTGGAGAACGACTTCCAGCCTGTGATCGAGGAAGTGGCTCTGAAAGTGGAGATGCTGGTCAGTCAGGCCTTCGATTGACGATCAGTCCTTGGGGGCGAGAGTCTGCGCGACCTGAAGGTTGAGATCCACGGTACCGGTGTAACCCATGATCCCCTCGGACATGGGTTCGGCCATCTTCTCGCGCAGCCAGCCCCACAGCACATCGCCGGTGCGCCCGAACTGCCTGTAGTCCCCACGTACACGCACGCACAGATAACGCGCCGCCAGGGAAACGTGAGTTGATGGTTCCGTGTTTTCCTGAAATTGGTACTCGCTGATGACCGAGGCCAGACGCGCCAGCAGAAAGCGCGTCCCCTCCTCGTTGAGGTCGGGAGAAATGAGGCACAGAAAACCGTTGTTCATGGATGCCAGACGGTCATATTACTCCGAGCCCTAAACAGTTAACATTTTAGGCTGCGTATCGAACATGTTGTCCGTGGAAATACTTCTGAACAATCGAGGGCCTTCTCTGGC includes these proteins:
- a CDS encoding HDOD domain-containing protein, yielding MINLDKLSDRDLPPLKPMVLRLWQLLNAQNTRLQEIVEAMSAEPVLCARIMAISNSPLYRGLEEINSPQKALVRLGLNEVKGIVYYLTLSDSVRKNAFPPSFSVRKFWTHSLSTALLCRKLAQFYPHLFPMTPEEQESTYLAGLLHDIGYVVMASLLPGEFTTMTKLWEAGGNPPLEIEDELFGVSHPILSAKALKLWKFPKNVQLAVYAHHRAISDDSPPPAIMLLKLADYLATETGYHFNPMFTAELKRLTIPVFLLENDFQPVIEEVALKVEMLVSQAFD